From Coleofasciculus sp. FACHB-T130:
CGAGGATAACTTACGCAGAGTAGAGCATAGCCTTTGTCGCGCAGTTGCGGAGAAAGCCCCATTGCTTCTGGCTGATGGATTTCCCCTGAGAGGACGCGCACGGCACAGGTGGTACAAGCGCCATTGCGACAGGAAAAAGGCAACTCGACGCTCTGATGCTCGACGCTAGATAGGATATAGCGATCTTCTGGCACCTGAAGGTCATGGTGAGTGCCGGTTTGGCGATTGCGTATCCGAATGGTGTGGTAATTCGTCATAGTTTTAGTGTATTATTAAAAATCGCAGCTTTGAGTTGCACATTTCAAAATAAATAAACCTCTGGAGAGGTGGCCGAGTGGTTGAAGGCGCAGCACTGGAAATGCTGTTTAGGGCAACTTAACGTGGGTTCGAATCCCACCCTCTCCGTTGAAAATCAAAACTCAGCATTGCTGAGAGGCTTATCGCCCTAGAAGTATCCTCTGGGGCGATATTTATTTTTGGGGAGCGCTTCAGTATCAGCGCGTGAATCCCCAGCAGAAAAAGCGATTGGTATTTGATTTTGCAGCAGGAGTGTTGACGTTGGTGGGGTAAGAGCGATCGGATTCAAATTTGACTAGAGAGAAAGACGCGATCGCGCCTTTTGAATAAATTAGAAGTGCCCAATAACAAACAATAAAAAAAGGGTGAGCATTGCCCACCCTAAGACGAATCAATTAACCAACAGCATCGTTTATTTTGCGGGTTGCGCCTTGTTTTGAACCAGCAGCCGCTCAAAACTTAGGGCAAACACTCCCAGCGTCACCAGTACGATGCCGAAAATTGATATCGGCTGTAAAGCATTCTGAGCGCTCGGAATAATCAAAAATGCCAAAACTGCTGTTAACACAGGGCCACTAGAAGCGATAATCGAGGCTCGTGCGGCACCCAAGAAGCGAACGCCAAAGTTATTTAACAAATAGCCCGCTAGAGTTAATATCCCCAAGACAACGCCGCCGATAATCAAACCCAGGCGCTTATCCGGGATAACCTGAACAGCCAAATTTTCTGGTAATGGCAACATCAGACTGATGCTAGCCAGGACAAAGATGGTTGTAAACTGAACCAAGCTGACGGGGACGGGGTGAAGCTTTTGAAAGCCAAGCTGCATAAAAATCAGGTAGAAGGCAAAGGCGATTCCTGAGGCGGCGGCGGTGCCAACTCCCACCCCAGAAATGCTTGCCACCCCACTATTAACCGCCGGGAAGATTTTAGGCCAAGCTGCGAGGATAACACCCAAGGAAATCGTACACATCACTCCAACGCGCAGGAAGGTGGGACGATCGCCAAAAAACAGCCACGCCAGCGGGACTGTAATAATTGGATACATAAACAGAATTGTCACTGCAACCCCTGGGCCAATTTGGGGGATGGCGATATAAATCAGCACTTGCGACAAAAACAGGAAGAAGCCACTCCCGACTACCGTTAAAAGTCCGCGCCGGTCTGGATCTAATAAAAACTTCTTAATATCCCTCCACACGTTGGGATAGAGAACGATGGCAAGTAAAGCCATTAAAGGCAGCACCACCATCATCCGGAACCACAAAATTAACAGCGAGTTGCCCAAACCTAGCTTGATGAATCCTCCCAAGGAAAACAAGTTAAAAATTTGACTTTCTCTGCCAATGATTTGGACAACCACGTTATGAACCGACAGCGCCACGGTAGAAATTAAAATCAACAATAACCCTAACTGACCTTGGGAGCTTGGTTTAGGTTGGTGTGGCGGTGGTAACGGGGCAGCCGGAACCGAGAACGGAATCGCATTCGCTTCTGGAGGCTGTTTGCGATCGCTATAAGCTTGCCCTCCCACCTCTGACTCTGATGGTACTAATGGCAGCGCATCGCTTTCTGCTTGCAGTTGTTCGTGCAGGCGATTGACGAGAGTTTCTAAAATTGCTTCTCCTTGTTGCTCCAAGCCGTGCATCCGCGACAGCTGCTGGGAGAACGAACTTTGATAGCTGCTGATGTCTTGTTGCAGTGTTTTAAAAGTCGTTCTTAGGGTTGTATCCAAGGAAGAGAGGATTCGGTAGGCACTGTCGTTGTAGTCATTTGCCGAGGGCGGCAAATTGGCGCTGCTAGTGCCACCCAGCGGGTGATAGGAGCTGCCTGGTTGCTGGGACAGCCGTTGCATCAGCAGATCTTGCAGGTGTTCTGCGATCGCTTGGGTGAGTTGCCCAACTAAATATTGCTGCTGATCCTGATCAATTTGTTCTTGAGGCAGAGAGCTTTGGGACGAGGGTAATTGCTGACGCTGAGCTTGTAGATGATTGATCTCATCGACCAACCGGGATTTCTCAGCCTGGAGTCGCTCAACGTCTTGATTCAACTGGACGATGAGATTTTGCTTCAGGTTCTCAAGTTCCTGCGTCATCGCCCTCAAAAGAGCCTCTGTTGCCGTAGCATTTCCGGTGTTGTGATTTTCCGGTAGATTGTCCAGTTGCCCCATTAGCGTATAACCTCGGTACGATTGGCTATAACGAAGTGTAGTTTTAACTTAGTTTACTTAAGTCTTGTTAGTATTTCTGATATTTTGGCAGATACACTTTCTGATGGATGTGATTTTGCTCAACTAGGTGTTGTTTCTCTGATGAAGGAAAGTGTTTGATGTTTTGTCATCAATCCTGACAGATTACTCCAAAATTCTGGTGATTTTTAAGAGATTTTTCTGGTGAATTTAATTTTTTTCTAGACTGTTGAATCTTGCAGTGACTGCAAGAAAAACTACTTAGACACTATCCTCCCTCGACATATTGAAGAACAAAGAGGGAGTTTCTTCTTCCCGCGAGCGAGAGACTTTTGGAGGGTTCAGACAACTTTTGCAAGAAGTCTAATATTTTGATCCCTAAAGCCCCAATAAAAGGGGGAAGAAAGTTCGCGCCACGTTTAGAAGCAGAGGTTTGAGCTTTGTAATACGCGGATGAAACAGCGCCGTGTCTCCCTGCCTGAAAGCCAATTGATCGCTGGCATTTAGGATCGAGTTTTTGGACGCGGACGCATTTTCCCCAACAGGGTAGCCGCCGCCGCCTAGAAACTCCTTCCAGAAAGAGTGTATCCCAATCGGGCAACCGGAGAGGGGATGTAAAGTTTTAAATTGAATCCATCAAGTGGAAAATTCCGAATTGTCCCCCTATCTGACGGATAACTAGAAAGATAATTGCCCCCAAACCCGCACTAATGGGAAGGGTAATTAGCCAAGCGAGTCCAATCGATTGCAGCGTTTGGAAGCGGATGGATTTCCAGTCTTTGACTGCACCAATGCCAACCACAGCACCGACAAGGGCGTGGGAGGTGGAGACGGGCAAGCCGAGCCGGGAAGCAAGCAAGATGGTCGTAGCGGTTGCGAGTTCGGCGCAGAAGCCACCGCTCGGCTGGAGGGCAATAATGCCTTCTCCAATTGTCGCAATGACTTTTTTGCCCCAGACGGCAAGACCGGCAACGATACCGGCACCGCCCAATACTAGAATCCAGAGGGGAATGCTAAAGCCAGTGATAGGAACGGAACCTGTGCGATTGATATAAACGATCGCCGCTAAGGGAGCGATCGCGTTGCCAACATCATTGGAACCGTGGGCAAAGGCGACGAAGCAGGCACTTAATAGCTGAAACCGTGCTAGCTGGCGCTCAATGGGATTGAGAATTTTAGATTGGGAGTTTGGGATTTCGCGGTTGTCCGTCTCATTGGCTCCCGCGATAACTCTTGTGTCTACAAGCTGCTCTGCTTCCTCGCGGGCTAATTGTCGCCAGATGAACCGGGTAAGGCCAACTGATGAGATCGCGCCAATCAACAGAGGGATATCGTGGGCAGGAAGGTTGATGCCGAAACGATTTGTCAGCCAGGTATCGATGGGTTGACTCACAGAGGGTAGAACAATCACCCCAAAGACGCCCAGCAACGTCACGCTCAACCAGGGGATCCATTCGCGCAGTTGAAAAAGTGGGTTGGGTTGATCGAGAATCCAACGCTTGACAACGCTGTAGAATAACGCGGCAATCGTGCCACTGATGATCGGCGTTATCACCCAGGCGAAGCTGATTAGACCAATTAATGACCAATCAATGGCACCGACACCCGCCGCCACCCAGCTAAAACCGGCGATCGCACCGACTACCGCATGAGATGATGCGACTGGCAAGCCCAGACTGGTGGCAATTTGCAGCCAGACGCCACAGGCTATCAATACCGAAACCATGCCAATCAGTAGCATCTGAGGTACGGCAGCGAACAGTTCTGGATTGACAACCCCGGTTGCCAGCGTCTCCGATACGGAACGACCAAACAGCACGGCACCTGTAAATTCCAACACTCCGGCAATCACCAATGCCTGCCGTAGGGTGACAGCCTTCGATCCCACCGACGTTCCCATCGAGTTAGCAACGTCGTTTGCGCCCAGATTCCAGGCAACGTAGAAAGCTAGCAGGGCAACAAAAACAATCATGCCGTAAATATAGATATCGACACAGCTAGTTTATCCGGTGAGGGATAGGGGAGCGAACTGAGAACTCAGCGTGCGGCTAACGCCTCGCTTCTCTAACGCGATCGCGCTGAAGGGAGAGGAAGCGGCGATCGGGATTTGAAGCGATGATTTTTACTCAAATCGAGGCAAAATTTGCGCGATTATCACTGCGGATACACGCGCCCAACTCTGTATAAGTATCTATTCAACGATTTGGGAAGACCGACTTCTCAATTGGAGCGGTGTGAGTTTAGTAGGGCTAATTTATGCGTTTTCCTCATGTTGCTGTTTGTACTTTAGCTGCTTTTGTGGCTGGAGGGATGACAGCCCAAGCAAGTGAAAGTCCGAGTTCCGAAGGTTCTCCCCAGGCAGCCGTGACCGATGAGGGGAGTGTTGCCACCCCGATGGTGACTCCTAGAAGTATGACAGCGATCGCTGCCCCAGAAATCCAACCAGAACCACGATTGGCATCCAGGCAGGAATTTGCGCCGCCTTCTCAGAAGGCCCCAGGATTCGCTGTAAGGCAACTTCCGGCATTGACAGCTGCCCCCCAAACTGATTTGCCAGAAATCCCTGAAACTGCGGCGCTTCCCTCAAATAACGTCCTCTCCCAGTTATCAACAGCTTCTGATATTAACCAGTCTGCATCTGAGGAATCCGGGAGGAAAGCTTCTGACTTAGCTTCCTTCCGAAACGGGGAAACCGTCAACGAAGCGGCTGTCAATGAACGAACGATACCCGGTGGAAGTGCATTTACATCCAAGGCTGAAGCACTCCGTCCAGATCGAGCGATCGCTAACTCGTCAACGGTACAAACCAGCCAGTCAATGGCAACGGAACCGAAAGCCGGGAATACCTGTGCCTCCCAAAGCATCAAGAACGTTAAATCCTTAGATAATGCAACTTATCAAGTTGCTCAAGAAGTAAGCACACCGGCTACAGAACGCTGTCCGGGTCCGGAACCTGTTGCGCCGCTAGCGTTGCCAGCACCCATCGAGGAATTTGAAGCTTCGCCCGCCCTGAGCATTTATATCCCAGTTGGCTATGGTGCCGATAGAAACACCGCCTTTATCAGCGGCACCTATCAACCCAACGTGCGAGAAGATAGTGGTTCTGTCGGGGCTGCGGGGATCGGCATCGGCTTAGGCAATGCTGATAAAGCCGTCGGGGTAGAACTATCCTACGCTTTAGCGACAAATGACAGCTTCGGCGAAGGTGGTTTTAATGGCAAGCTGCATCGTCGATTTGGGGGAGATGTATCAGCAGCATTAGGCTGGAATGGCTTTTTAAATATTGGTCACAACGACTTTGAACAATCCAAATATGGAGTTGTTACCAAAGTATTCCGAACGCGAGAATCTCTCAATGATGCTTTCAGCCGCGTTGCTTTTACGGTTGGTGTTGGTGATGGACAGTTCCGTTCCAACGGTGCGGTTGATGCGGGTGAAAACAATATCAATGTATTTGGAAATTTGGCAGTTCGCGTTGTTCGACCTGTTAGTTTGATTGCGGAATGGACAGGACAGGACTTAGCATTGGGTCTTTCCATCGCTCCCTTCAAAAACTTTCCTTTTGTGATTACTCCAGCCTTGCGCGACGTTGCGGGTGCGGGTGATGGCTCTCGATTTGTATTAGGTGTTGGGACAGCATTGAAGTTTTAAGGAGGAGTACCCCAAATGCACACCATAAAATCTCTGGGTTGGGTTGTTGGCTTATCAATTGTGGCGCTGGGTATGGCTGCGCCTGCGAGAGCCGATCGTAGTTATTCTGATATCACGGGAACGAATATCTGGAACAATACGGCACCCGTTTTTGATACTGATGACAAGTTAGATCCGGAACTAACCGCAAATATTACCCGGCTTAACCAAGAGTCAGAAACAGCCTTTCAAGCCTGCGGGGCTGCTCTGACGGAACAAACTCCTGGTACCCGCCGGTTTACTCGACAGCCTCAAACACCACCCCCTGTTCCGCAGGCGTGTCAGCGTCTAGAGGAGTTAAGGACAGAAGTAGAAAACTTGAGAACGACTTTGCAGCAAAAAGACCTTTCCAGAGCCAACTCCGGTTTGCGGACTTGGTAGCGGTTCGGTTGTCAGTTGCACAGTCATTCTAGTGTGAGCAGGAGCAAGAATACGATGAGGCAGATGAAGCGTAAAAACGGTAGAACCACCGGGTTCAAGTGGCTACTGGGAGCGATCGCGGCTGGGTTTATGGGTGTAGCAACGCCCGTTCACGCTGAAGATTTGTTTGGCAATGAAGCTGTCCAGTTCCCGGTGGATACGACGATTGAATTTGAATTCAAAGAGTCCCACGGAGCTTATCGATCAACGCTTGGCGTTGTCAATTTAGATACGGGTGAAGAGACGGTGCTGTTTCAGGAAGTCAAACCCTATGACGGCTTCGGAAGCGAACAGCCTCAGCCTTCCTCGCCCGGTCAAAATAATATTGGCACGGCAATCGATTTTCTGGGGACAGTTGATGGGGGAGCTGTAGAAAATCGACTCAGCGAATATACTTTTAAAGCGAATACCCGGTATGCTTTCTACCTGGAATCTGTTAGCCCTACAGGTCAAACTCGCCGCAGTGTCAGATCCACCACTAACTTGGCAGCTGCGTTTAATGGCAGTTTAGATGGTGGCACGAACGAAGAAATTACTGGCGTTCGCATCGCCTGGGATGATACAGGGCTACCCCAACCAGGAAAAGATGAGGATTTCGATGACTTCGTGATTGAGGCGGGAGGTTTTCCACCCGTTCCCTGCCCACCAATCCGCTAATCGCAATTTCATTATTTTGATCCCCCAAATTTACTCCCTTCAAAAGAGGAGGTAAATTTGGGGGATTTGGTTGTAAGTCAATATCAATTAACGAGAGCGATCGCGCTGAAAAGAGATGAGGATGCGAACTGACAAGTCAGCGCTTCGCGATCGCTCCCAGTTATCCCAGCCACTTACACTCAAACAGAATAGAGATTGTTTGGCAAATCAGTATTCCTTTGAGAGAATATTATCGTTGACATTCCTCCAAAGGAATATTAGACTGAGAGGTAGCAAATGGCTTGGA
This genomic window contains:
- a CDS encoding 2Fe-2S iron-sulfur cluster-binding protein translates to MTNYHTIRIRNRQTGTHHDLQVPEDRYILSSVEHQSVELPFSCRNGACTTCAVRVLSGEIHQPEAMGLSPQLRDKGYALLCVSYPRSDLEVETQDEDEVYELQFGRYFGKGKVRFGLPLDEE
- a CDS encoding EamA family transporter, with the protein product MGQLDNLPENHNTGNATATEALLRAMTQELENLKQNLIVQLNQDVERLQAEKSRLVDEINHLQAQRQQLPSSQSSLPQEQIDQDQQQYLVGQLTQAIAEHLQDLLMQRLSQQPGSSYHPLGGTSSANLPPSANDYNDSAYRILSSLDTTLRTTFKTLQQDISSYQSSFSQQLSRMHGLEQQGEAILETLVNRLHEQLQAESDALPLVPSESEVGGQAYSDRKQPPEANAIPFSVPAAPLPPPHQPKPSSQGQLGLLLILISTVALSVHNVVVQIIGRESQIFNLFSLGGFIKLGLGNSLLILWFRMMVVLPLMALLAIVLYPNVWRDIKKFLLDPDRRGLLTVVGSGFFLFLSQVLIYIAIPQIGPGVAVTILFMYPIITVPLAWLFFGDRPTFLRVGVMCTISLGVILAAWPKIFPAVNSGVASISGVGVGTAAASGIAFAFYLIFMQLGFQKLHPVPVSLVQFTTIFVLASISLMLPLPENLAVQVIPDKRLGLIIGGVVLGILTLAGYLLNNFGVRFLGAARASIIASSGPVLTAVLAFLIIPSAQNALQPISIFGIVLVTLGVFALSFERLLVQNKAQPAK
- a CDS encoding inorganic phosphate transporter, which codes for MIVFVALLAFYVAWNLGANDVANSMGTSVGSKAVTLRQALVIAGVLEFTGAVLFGRSVSETLATGVVNPELFAAVPQMLLIGMVSVLIACGVWLQIATSLGLPVASSHAVVGAIAGFSWVAAGVGAIDWSLIGLISFAWVITPIISGTIAALFYSVVKRWILDQPNPLFQLREWIPWLSVTLLGVFGVIVLPSVSQPIDTWLTNRFGINLPAHDIPLLIGAISSVGLTRFIWRQLAREEAEQLVDTRVIAGANETDNREIPNSQSKILNPIERQLARFQLLSACFVAFAHGSNDVGNAIAPLAAIVYINRTGSVPITGFSIPLWILVLGGAGIVAGLAVWGKKVIATIGEGIIALQPSGGFCAELATATTILLASRLGLPVSTSHALVGAVVGIGAVKDWKSIRFQTLQSIGLAWLITLPISAGLGAIIFLVIRQIGGQFGIFHLMDSI